A genomic window from Prunus persica cultivar Lovell chromosome G2, Prunus_persica_NCBIv2, whole genome shotgun sequence includes:
- the LOC18786114 gene encoding ATP-dependent 6-phosphofructokinase 4, chloroplastic isoform X2, with protein sequence MESAISSPLSTSSHLLPSPSRSSLGSRSQSFPSLQNLRHPSFKSRCFLGVPFRSRQTQPIRCQSSNQQPAKDDGFVIEDVPHLTDFLSNLPSYPNPLKQSQAYAVVKQTFVSTDDVVAQKVVVQKDDPRGVHFRRAGPREKVYFKSDEVRACIVTCGGLCPGINTVIREIVCGLNYMYGVEDILGIEGGYRGFYSKNTLRLTPKVVNDIHKRGGTFLRTSRGGHDTNKIVDNIQDRGINQVYIIGGDGTQKGAALIYKEVEKRGLQVAVAGIPKTIDNDIAVIDKSFGFDTAVEEAQRAINAAHVEVESVENGVGIVKLMGRYSGFIALYATLASRDVDCCLVPESPFYLEGRGGLFEFVEERLKENGHVVIVLAEGAGQEYVAQEMQVVDGKDASGNKLLLDVGLWLTEKIKDHFTKVQKMAINTKYIDPTYMIRAIPSNASDNIYCTLLAQSAVHGAMAGFSGFTVGPVNSRHAYIPISRVTETQNTVNLTDRMWARLLASTNQPSFFESNELLERVDKEDVDVINHNMRATSI encoded by the exons ATGGAATCGGCCATTTCGTCTCCGCTTTCCACGTCGTCTCATTTGCTACCTTCGCCTTCCCGTTCATCGCTTGGCTCCAGATCTCAATCTTTCCCGTCACTTCAAAACCTCCGGCATCCGAGTTTCAAATCCAGATGCTTCCTCGGAGTTCCGTTCCGTTCGCGCCAAACCCAGCCAATCCGATGTCAAAGTTCGAATCAACAACCAGCTAAGGACGACGGTTTTGTCATCGAAGACGTTCCTCACTTGACTGATTTTCTCTCTAATTTACCG TCGTATCCAAATCCATTGAAACAGAGCCAAGCTTATGCTGTTGTCAA GCAAACTTTTGTAAGCACTGACGATGTGGTTGCGCAGAAA GTTGTTGTTCAAAAGGATGATCCCAGAGGGGTACATTTTCGACGTGCAGGACCTCGGGAAAAG GTTTATTTCAAGTCAGATGAAGTGCGTGCTTGCATAGTGACATGTGGGGGTTTATGCCCAGGGATCAATACTGTGATTCGAGAAATTGTATGTGGCTTGAACTACATGTATGGTGTGGAAGATATACTTGGAATTGAG GGAGGATATAGAGGCTTTTATTCTAAAAATACATTGAGGTTGACACCAAAAGTTGTCAATGATATCCACAAGCGTGGTGGGACCTTTCTTCGAACTTCACGAGGAGGTCATGATACAAACAAGATAGTTGATAACATACAGGACCGAGGAATAAATCAG GTGTACATAATTGGAGGTGATGGCACCCAAAAAGGAGCAGCTCTAATTTACAAG GAAGTTGAGAAACGTGGTCTTCAAGTGGCAGTTGCTGGGATCCCTAAGACAATTGATAATGATATTGCT GTGATAGACAAATCCTTTGGTTTTGATACTGCTGTTGAAGAAGCTCAGAGAGCTATTAATGCTGCACATGTGGAGGTTGAAAGTGTGGAAAATGGAGTTGGAATTGTCAAACTCATGGGCAGATACAGTG GTTTCATTGCTTTATACGCAACTTTGGCAAGTCGAGATGTG GATTGTTGCTTGGTTCCAGAATCTCCATTCTATTTGGAAGGTCGGGGTGGgctttttgaatttgttgaagAGCGGCTTAAAGAAAATGGACATGTGGTTATTGTGTTAGCAGAAGGAGCAGGGCAGGAATATGTTGCACAGGAAATGCAAGTGGTTGATGGTAAAGATGCATCAGGAAATAAGCTACTCCTAGATGTTGGCCTATGGCTGACTGAAAAGATTAAG GATCATTTTACAAAAGTTCAGAAGATGGCAATAAATACGAAATATATAG ATCCAACATATATGATTCGTGCGATCCCAAGTAATGCATCAGACAATATATACTGCACTCTTCTTGCTCAGAGTGCTGTTCATGGGGCCATGGCAGGATTCAGTGGTTTCACAGTTGGGCCTGTAAACAGTAGACATGCTTATATTCCAATTTCT CGTGTTACAGAGACGCAAAACACAGTGAACTTGACAGATCGGATGTGGGCTAGACTTCTTGCATCGACGAACCAGCCTAGTTTCTTTGAAAGCAATGAGCTGCTTGAAAGAGTTGATAAAGAGGATGTTGATGTGATCAACCACAACATGAGAGCTACTTCCATATAA
- the LOC18786114 gene encoding ATP-dependent 6-phosphofructokinase 4, chloroplastic isoform X1 — protein sequence MESAISSPLSTSSHLLPSPSRSSLGSRSQSFPSLQNLRHPSFKSRCFLGVPFRSRQTQPIRCQSSNQQPAKDDGFVIEDVPHLTDFLSNLPSYPNPLKQSQAYAVVKQTFVSTDDVVAQKVSDPFPRFQKREKKVVVQKDDPRGVHFRRAGPREKVYFKSDEVRACIVTCGGLCPGINTVIREIVCGLNYMYGVEDILGIEGGYRGFYSKNTLRLTPKVVNDIHKRGGTFLRTSRGGHDTNKIVDNIQDRGINQVYIIGGDGTQKGAALIYKEVEKRGLQVAVAGIPKTIDNDIAVIDKSFGFDTAVEEAQRAINAAHVEVESVENGVGIVKLMGRYSGFIALYATLASRDVDCCLVPESPFYLEGRGGLFEFVEERLKENGHVVIVLAEGAGQEYVAQEMQVVDGKDASGNKLLLDVGLWLTEKIKDHFTKVQKMAINTKYIDPTYMIRAIPSNASDNIYCTLLAQSAVHGAMAGFSGFTVGPVNSRHAYIPISRVTETQNTVNLTDRMWARLLASTNQPSFFESNELLERVDKEDVDVINHNMRATSI from the exons ATGGAATCGGCCATTTCGTCTCCGCTTTCCACGTCGTCTCATTTGCTACCTTCGCCTTCCCGTTCATCGCTTGGCTCCAGATCTCAATCTTTCCCGTCACTTCAAAACCTCCGGCATCCGAGTTTCAAATCCAGATGCTTCCTCGGAGTTCCGTTCCGTTCGCGCCAAACCCAGCCAATCCGATGTCAAAGTTCGAATCAACAACCAGCTAAGGACGACGGTTTTGTCATCGAAGACGTTCCTCACTTGACTGATTTTCTCTCTAATTTACCG TCGTATCCAAATCCATTGAAACAGAGCCAAGCTTATGCTGTTGTCAA GCAAACTTTTGTAAGCACTGACGATGTGGTTGCGCAGAAAGTGAGTGATCCCTTTCCACGCTtccaaaaaagagagaagaaa GTTGTTGTTCAAAAGGATGATCCCAGAGGGGTACATTTTCGACGTGCAGGACCTCGGGAAAAG GTTTATTTCAAGTCAGATGAAGTGCGTGCTTGCATAGTGACATGTGGGGGTTTATGCCCAGGGATCAATACTGTGATTCGAGAAATTGTATGTGGCTTGAACTACATGTATGGTGTGGAAGATATACTTGGAATTGAG GGAGGATATAGAGGCTTTTATTCTAAAAATACATTGAGGTTGACACCAAAAGTTGTCAATGATATCCACAAGCGTGGTGGGACCTTTCTTCGAACTTCACGAGGAGGTCATGATACAAACAAGATAGTTGATAACATACAGGACCGAGGAATAAATCAG GTGTACATAATTGGAGGTGATGGCACCCAAAAAGGAGCAGCTCTAATTTACAAG GAAGTTGAGAAACGTGGTCTTCAAGTGGCAGTTGCTGGGATCCCTAAGACAATTGATAATGATATTGCT GTGATAGACAAATCCTTTGGTTTTGATACTGCTGTTGAAGAAGCTCAGAGAGCTATTAATGCTGCACATGTGGAGGTTGAAAGTGTGGAAAATGGAGTTGGAATTGTCAAACTCATGGGCAGATACAGTG GTTTCATTGCTTTATACGCAACTTTGGCAAGTCGAGATGTG GATTGTTGCTTGGTTCCAGAATCTCCATTCTATTTGGAAGGTCGGGGTGGgctttttgaatttgttgaagAGCGGCTTAAAGAAAATGGACATGTGGTTATTGTGTTAGCAGAAGGAGCAGGGCAGGAATATGTTGCACAGGAAATGCAAGTGGTTGATGGTAAAGATGCATCAGGAAATAAGCTACTCCTAGATGTTGGCCTATGGCTGACTGAAAAGATTAAG GATCATTTTACAAAAGTTCAGAAGATGGCAATAAATACGAAATATATAG ATCCAACATATATGATTCGTGCGATCCCAAGTAATGCATCAGACAATATATACTGCACTCTTCTTGCTCAGAGTGCTGTTCATGGGGCCATGGCAGGATTCAGTGGTTTCACAGTTGGGCCTGTAAACAGTAGACATGCTTATATTCCAATTTCT CGTGTTACAGAGACGCAAAACACAGTGAACTTGACAGATCGGATGTGGGCTAGACTTCTTGCATCGACGAACCAGCCTAGTTTCTTTGAAAGCAATGAGCTGCTTGAAAGAGTTGATAAAGAGGATGTTGATGTGATCAACCACAACATGAGAGCTACTTCCATATAA